GAGGGAGAAACAGACTCTGGATATTATGCTTAGCACTCCCCTTTCTCCGATATCTATTATATTTGGCAAATTATTGTCATCCATAAGCCAGATAATGCTTCTTATAATTGTTTCTCTTCCTGTATTCTCAGTGGTGTTTTTGTTCGGAGGGATATCGCTTCTGGATATGGGAGAACTTTTTGCCTTTTACATTCTTACGGCTTTAACACTTGGAGCCTTAGGCTTGTTCTTCTCGACGTTCTTCAAGCGGTCTTCCGTATCTGGTGTAGCATCATACGGAGCAATGGCTTTTTTAATCCTCGGGACTTTATTGCTCTCTGCAATGTACATGTACTCTTATGTTGAAAGAACAGGAAAACCGATGGCATTTACTCCTATCCTGCTTTATATAAATCCTATGGCAGGTTTTGCCTCACTATTAGCTGACCAATTCGGTACGGGAATTTCAGTCATGAGGTTATTTGGAAATTCTGTCAGTGCTAATGCCGGAGGAATGCCACTGTGGGAGGGAAACATGATATTTGACGGCTGCATAATAGTGATAACATTGCTTTTATCTATAGTAAAGATAAATCCCGTGAGAAAAAATATATTTAAAAGGAGGCCGTCATGAGCAGCATCGATAATCAGTTTATAGCTTCTATAAAAGCCTTTAAGAGAAGGATATGTGCATCATCCATAATAAAATATGCCATGCTTTTTTCATCATATGCA
This is a stretch of genomic DNA from Clostridiales bacterium. It encodes these proteins:
- a CDS encoding ABC transporter permease subunit gives rise to the protein MNINPVFLRELRVRMRGWKLPAIIVIYLAIMASVSIFMLKIGTGKDLSFIYVNPDKFTATYTYLSIIQFMLILFIAPSLTAGAISGEREKQTLDIMLSTPLSPISIIFGKLLSSISQIMLLIIVSLPVFSVVFLFGGISLLDMGELFAFYILTALTLGALGLFFSTFFKRSSVSGVASYGAMAFLILGTLLLSAMYMYSYVERTGKPMAFTPILLYINPMAGFASLLADQFGTGISVMRLFGNSVSANAGGMPLWEGNMIFDGCIIVITLLLSIVKINPVRKNIFKRRPS